In one window of Trueperaceae bacterium DNA:
- the fumC gene encoding class II fumarate hydratase, translating into MGHRIEKDTLGEVKVPEERYWGAQTQRSLENFKIGGQRMPLELIRAFAVLKKAAAQTNAELTDFPAAKADLIARVCDEIGAGKLDDEFPLVVWQTGSGTQSNMNVNEVVANRASELMGEARGSKKPLNPNDDVNKSQSSNDTFPTAMHIAGYSVIAERTLPELRALQAALEAKAREFAHLVKIGRTHLMDATPLTLGQEFGGYATQVRKSIEAVENAQEHLAELALGGTAVGTGLNTPPGFAVKVAERIAELTGLPFRTADDKFEALSAHDAVVEASGALKRTAVALFAIANNVRLLGSGPRCGIGELRLPENEPGSSIMPGKVNPTQAEAMTMVCAQVIGNDAAVSVAGTHGHFQLNVFKPVMIYNLLMSANLLADACNSFRVHCVDGIEADERRIRMHLDNSLMLVTALNTRIGYYKAAEIAQKAHRDGSTLKEAAVALGYLTAAEFDETVVPEKMVG; encoded by the coding sequence ATGGGACATCGCATCGAGAAGGACACGCTTGGCGAGGTCAAGGTGCCGGAGGAGCGCTACTGGGGCGCGCAGACGCAGCGGTCGCTAGAGAACTTCAAGATCGGCGGCCAGCGCATGCCGCTCGAGCTCATCCGGGCCTTCGCCGTCCTCAAGAAGGCGGCCGCCCAGACGAACGCGGAGCTGACCGACTTCCCGGCCGCCAAGGCGGACCTGATCGCGCGCGTATGCGACGAGATCGGCGCGGGCAAGCTCGACGACGAGTTCCCCCTCGTCGTGTGGCAGACGGGCTCCGGCACGCAGTCGAACATGAACGTCAACGAGGTCGTCGCCAACCGGGCCAGCGAGCTGATGGGCGAGGCGCGCGGGAGCAAGAAGCCCCTCAACCCGAACGACGACGTCAACAAGAGCCAGTCGAGCAACGACACGTTCCCGACCGCCATGCACATCGCGGGCTACAGCGTCATCGCCGAGCGCACCCTGCCGGAGCTGCGCGCGCTGCAGGCGGCGCTCGAGGCGAAGGCGCGCGAGTTCGCCCACCTCGTCAAGATCGGCCGCACGCACCTCATGGACGCGACCCCGCTAACCCTCGGCCAGGAGTTCGGCGGCTACGCCACACAGGTACGCAAGAGCATCGAGGCCGTCGAGAACGCGCAGGAGCACCTGGCCGAGCTCGCCCTCGGCGGCACGGCCGTCGGCACTGGGCTCAACACCCCTCCGGGCTTCGCCGTGAAGGTGGCCGAACGGATCGCCGAGCTGACCGGGCTGCCCTTCAGGACGGCGGACGACAAGTTCGAGGCGCTCTCGGCGCACGACGCCGTCGTCGAGGCCTCCGGCGCCCTCAAGCGCACGGCCGTCGCCCTCTTCGCCATCGCGAACAACGTGCGCCTCCTCGGCTCGGGGCCGCGCTGCGGGATCGGCGAGCTGCGCCTGCCGGAGAACGAGCCCGGCTCGAGCATCATGCCGGGCAAGGTGAACCCGACCCAGGCCGAGGCCATGACGATGGTCTGCGCCCAGGTGATCGGCAACGACGCCGCCGTCAGCGTGGCCGGCACGCACGGCCACTTCCAGCTGAACGTCTTCAAGCCGGTGATGATCTACAACCTGCTCATGTCGGCGAACCTGCTGGCGGACGCCTGCAACAGCTTCCGCGTCCACTGCGTGGACGGCATCGAGGCCGACGAGCGGCGCATCCGCATGCACCTCGACAACTCGCTGATGCTCGTCACGGCCCTCAACACGCGCATCGGCTACTACAAGGCCGCCGAGATCGCGCAGAAGGCGCACCGCGACGGCTCGACTCTCAAGGAGGCCGCCGTCGCCCTCGGCTACCTCACGGCGGCCGAGTTCGACGAGACCGTCGTGCCGGAGAAGATGGTCGGCTGA
- a CDS encoding alpha/beta hydrolase-fold protein, with amino-acid sequence MRVSVRVPEWACQLVSDDTDMLRAPEPLDPVATSHVEFEFPDDAYFEYGFVDAQGKLRPDPANPVRADNPWFPDASALKGPEYAPDPFATPDRSLERGRLERLRVVSAALDGQVRRVSVYTPLGGERAELPLVVVQDGVAFQRLAGVHLAAEALAARGQARAARFAFVEPVDRRVEYGFSRAYLDFLQEELVPKLEGENPSSGERVWLGVSLGGLVSANAAMARPGGADTVVTLSGAFLGTPETLEFYATRDSWLLERLTDPAVGLPDRWYQEVGTIEWLTDVNRRIATALGARAVETAYVERHAGHNWTNWRNGVAAALRFALRP; translated from the coding sequence GTGCGAGTCTCCGTCAGAGTCCCAGAGTGGGCGTGCCAGCTCGTGTCAGACGACACCGACATGCTGCGTGCCCCCGAGCCGCTCGACCCGGTCGCCACGTCCCACGTCGAGTTCGAGTTCCCGGACGACGCCTACTTCGAGTACGGCTTCGTCGACGCCCAGGGCAAGCTGCGCCCCGACCCCGCCAACCCCGTGCGCGCAGACAACCCGTGGTTCCCGGACGCCAGCGCCCTCAAGGGCCCCGAGTACGCGCCCGATCCGTTCGCGACGCCGGACCGCTCGTTGGAGCGCGGGCGGCTCGAGCGGCTGCGCGTCGTCAGCGCTGCCTTGGACGGTCAGGTGCGGCGCGTGAGCGTCTACACTCCGCTGGGCGGCGAGCGCGCGGAGTTGCCCCTCGTGGTCGTTCAGGACGGCGTCGCCTTCCAGCGACTCGCCGGCGTGCACCTCGCCGCCGAGGCCCTGGCCGCGCGCGGCCAGGCGCGGGCCGCCCGTTTCGCGTTCGTCGAGCCCGTCGACAGACGCGTGGAGTACGGCTTCTCGCGCGCGTACCTGGACTTCCTCCAGGAGGAGCTCGTTCCGAAGCTCGAGGGTGAGAACCCGAGCAGCGGCGAGCGGGTCTGGCTCGGCGTGAGCCTCGGCGGGCTCGTGTCCGCCAACGCCGCCATGGCGCGCCCCGGCGGCGCCGACACGGTGGTGACGCTCTCCGGCGCCTTCCTCGGCACCCCCGAGACGCTGGAGTTCTACGCCACGCGCGACTCCTGGCTCCTCGAGCGCCTGACCGACCCGGCCGTCGGCCTACCGGACAGGTGGTACCAGGAGGTCGGCACCATCGAGTGGCTGACGGACGTGAACAGGCGGATCGCCACCGCGCTCGGCGCGCGCGCCGTCGAGACGGCTTACGTGGAGCGGCACGCCGGTCACAACTGGACGAACTGGCGTAACGGCGTGGCCGCAGCCCTGCGCTTCGCCTTGCGCCCCTAG
- a CDS encoding PatB family C-S lyase translates to MERHRYDDISLDSLRARPGAKWHAFPADVLPLWVAEMDFPLAEPIKDAVRASLAADDLGYPDRYGPPGLREAVVERLGSRYGLVVPPEQVEMLSSTSAGFGLAALALAGPGDEVLLLTPLYPPFKHAIETVGRVPVEVEMVRGDDGYAIDFAALEAAVTPATRIMMLCSPHNPVGKVFTRAELTQLADFAERHNLWVVSDELHADLLFDGEHVAFATVSDSAAQRTLTLYGPTKAFNIPGLRISFAVSANASLLKRVKAAGSGLAPSPNSLGMAATLAAYRDGGPWLADTVSYLKGNRDHVVGFVRERLPNVRMHTPAATYLAWLDMRATAFSEEPGKALAERAKVGLNEGSSFGKGGAGFVRLNFATSRAILNEALERMASVLAPRD, encoded by the coding sequence ATGGAGCGCCATCGCTATGACGACATCTCCCTCGACTCGCTCAGGGCCCGCCCCGGCGCCAAGTGGCACGCCTTCCCCGCCGACGTGCTCCCCCTCTGGGTGGCCGAGATGGACTTCCCTCTCGCGGAACCCATCAAGGACGCCGTCCGGGCGAGCCTAGCCGCAGACGACCTCGGCTATCCCGACCGTTACGGGCCGCCCGGGCTGCGTGAGGCCGTCGTGGAGCGCCTCGGCTCGCGCTACGGCCTCGTCGTCCCGCCGGAGCAGGTGGAGATGCTGTCTTCCACCAGCGCCGGGTTCGGTCTCGCGGCGCTGGCCCTGGCGGGGCCGGGTGACGAGGTCCTGCTCCTCACGCCCCTCTACCCCCCGTTCAAGCACGCCATCGAGACCGTCGGGCGCGTGCCCGTCGAGGTGGAGATGGTGCGGGGCGATGACGGTTACGCGATCGACTTCGCGGCGCTCGAGGCGGCCGTCACCCCCGCCACGCGCATCATGATGCTCTGCAGCCCGCACAACCCTGTCGGCAAGGTGTTCACGCGCGCCGAGCTCACGCAGCTGGCCGACTTCGCGGAGCGGCACAACCTCTGGGTCGTGTCCGACGAGCTGCACGCGGACCTCCTCTTCGACGGGGAGCACGTAGCCTTCGCCACCGTGTCGGACTCCGCCGCCCAGCGCACGCTCACCCTCTACGGCCCCACCAAGGCGTTCAACATCCCCGGCCTGCGCATCTCCTTCGCCGTCTCCGCCAACGCCTCCCTCCTGAAGCGGGTGAAGGCGGCGGGCTCCGGGCTCGCCCCGAGCCCCAACAGCCTAGGCATGGCCGCTACGCTCGCCGCCTACCGCGACGGCGGCCCGTGGTTGGCCGACACCGTTTCGTACCTCAAGGGCAACCGCGACCACGTTGTCGGCTTCGTGCGTGAGCGCCTCCCGAACGTCCGGATGCACACGCCGGCGGCCACGTACCTGGCCTGGTTGGACATGCGGGCGACGGCCTTCAGCGAGGAGCCCGGCAAGGCCTTGGCCGAACGGGCCAAGGTGGGCCTCAACGAGGGCAGCAGCTTCGGTAAGGGCGGCGCGGGCTTCGTGCGCCTGAACTTCGCCACGTCGCGCGCCATCCTGAACGAGGCGCTGGAGCGCATGGCGTCCGTCCTCGCCCCGCGCGACTGA
- a CDS encoding class I SAM-dependent rRNA methyltransferase gives MSTAELKTLRLAPGLEAAVRSGHPWVYRNHVPPNALRGGEWVRVEAGRGAAYGVYDGEGAIAVRLYGATRPARGWLGARVATALELREHLPGTGTDAYRLIYGEGDFLPGIVCDRYGRYAIMKRYSASLDGLLPEVAKEVGTRLKLKGVALRSEVDDEADGPQSHGLTALWGELPPPELTVTENGLRFKMDPWRGQKTGMFLDQRDNRQLVRGLAAGKSVLNLFAYHGGFSVYALAGGATSVVSVDVSRSALEAAEDNVRLNGTAGEHSAMVADIFASLPVWAEAGPTHDIVVLDPPSLANASSQRRRAQRAYLKLNRDAFRLVRPGGFLLTASCTAQVAPDAFKEVVAEAARAAGVRAQVVAENGHAQDHPVPLAFPEGRYLKCLMIRVLA, from the coding sequence TTGAGCACCGCCGAGCTCAAGACGCTCCGCCTGGCGCCAGGCCTCGAGGCCGCCGTCAGGTCGGGTCACCCGTGGGTGTACCGGAACCACGTGCCGCCCAACGCGCTGCGTGGCGGTGAGTGGGTGCGTGTCGAGGCCGGACGCGGCGCGGCGTACGGGGTGTACGACGGGGAGGGCGCCATCGCCGTGCGGTTGTACGGCGCCACGCGTCCCGCCCGGGGGTGGCTCGGGGCGCGGGTGGCGACGGCCCTGGAGCTGCGCGAGCACCTGCCGGGCACCGGGACGGACGCCTACCGCCTCATCTACGGCGAAGGCGACTTCCTGCCCGGCATCGTCTGCGACCGGTACGGGCGCTACGCGATCATGAAGCGCTACTCGGCCTCCCTCGACGGGCTGCTGCCCGAGGTCGCCAAGGAGGTGGGCACACGCCTCAAGCTCAAGGGCGTGGCGCTGCGCTCCGAGGTGGACGACGAGGCGGACGGGCCGCAGAGCCACGGCCTCACGGCGCTCTGGGGCGAGCTCCCGCCGCCGGAGCTGACAGTCACCGAGAACGGGCTGCGCTTCAAGATGGACCCGTGGCGGGGTCAGAAGACGGGGATGTTCCTCGACCAGCGCGACAACCGCCAGCTCGTCAGGGGCTTGGCCGCCGGGAAGTCCGTGCTCAACCTCTTCGCCTACCACGGCGGCTTCAGCGTCTACGCGTTGGCAGGCGGGGCTACGTCCGTCGTCAGCGTCGACGTGTCGCGGTCCGCCCTCGAGGCCGCCGAGGATAACGTGCGCCTCAACGGCACGGCCGGCGAGCACAGCGCCATGGTGGCGGACATCTTCGCGTCGCTGCCCGTCTGGGCCGAGGCCGGCCCGACGCACGACATCGTCGTCCTCGACCCGCCCTCCCTCGCCAACGCGAGCTCGCAGCGCCGCCGCGCCCAGCGCGCCTACCTGAAGCTCAACCGCGACGCCTTCCGCCTCGTCAGGCCGGGCGGCTTCCTCCTCACGGCGTCGTGCACCGCCCAGGTCGCGCCCGACGCCTTCAAGGAGGTCGTCGCGGAGGCGGCACGCGCCGCCGGCGTGCGCGCCCAGGTCGTCGCCGAGAACGGCCACGCGCAAGACCATCCGGTGCCCCTGGCGTTCCCGGAAGGGCGCTACCTGAAGTGCCTGATGATCAGGGTGCTCGCCTGA
- a CDS encoding lysophospholipase — translation MTASAAATTLEVRDGLSLSLSRWRPEASVGALVIVHGYGEHATRHLELARSAQEVGYDVFAPDLRGHGKSPGVRGGVPGFEGIIADLTAVFAQARAANPGLPTLLFGHSMGGAIALRYALERPAEVNALALSSPFLRDAVARPAWLLAVSGVLGKVLPNLPTVKLDPALISRHPAEVERYRADPLIYHGGVRANAGATLTSQGAELLARAPGLAVPTLGVVGTADGIADPAGARALAAASDRVRLEELPGGFHELHHDDPGTGVPQKFKRLLVEWLEANARRA, via the coding sequence GTGACCGCCTCGGCTGCCGCCACCACGCTCGAGGTCCGGGACGGCCTCAGCCTGTCGCTGAGCCGCTGGCGGCCGGAGGCGTCGGTCGGCGCGCTCGTCATCGTCCACGGTTACGGGGAGCACGCCACCCGGCACCTCGAACTGGCCAGGAGCGCCCAAGAGGTCGGCTACGACGTGTTCGCCCCCGACCTGCGCGGCCACGGTAAGAGCCCGGGCGTGCGCGGTGGCGTCCCCGGGTTCGAGGGGATCATCGCCGACCTGACAGCGGTCTTCGCGCAGGCGCGCGCGGCCAACCCCGGGCTGCCGACCCTGCTCTTCGGCCACTCCATGGGCGGCGCCATCGCGCTGCGCTACGCCCTCGAGCGACCCGCGGAGGTGAACGCGCTCGCCCTCTCGTCGCCGTTCCTGCGCGACGCTGTGGCGCGCCCGGCCTGGCTCCTCGCCGTCTCGGGCGTCCTCGGCAAGGTCCTGCCGAACCTGCCGACGGTGAAGCTCGACCCCGCCCTCATCTCGCGCCACCCGGCCGAGGTGGAGCGCTACCGCGCCGACCCGCTCATCTATCACGGCGGCGTCAGGGCGAACGCCGGCGCCACCCTCACGAGCCAAGGGGCCGAGCTGCTGGCGCGCGCGCCCGGGCTCGCCGTGCCGACGCTCGGGGTCGTCGGCACGGCCGACGGCATCGCGGACCCCGCCGGCGCCAGGGCGTTGGCCGCCGCGAGCGACCGCGTGCGGCTCGAGGAGCTGCCCGGCGGCTTCCACGAGTTGCACCACGACGACCCGGGAACGGGTGTGCCCCAGAAGTTCAAGCGCCTGCTCGTCGAGTGGTTGGAAGCCAACGCAAGGCGCGCTTAG
- the purS gene encoding phosphoribosylformylglycinamidine synthase subunit PurS: MLRRSILDPQGRAVEATVRRLGHGNVRGFRVGKRITFAVDGERAAVEAQVAALATDLLSNPVMEDVQVELEPAAG; the protein is encoded by the coding sequence ATGCTGCGACGCTCGATCCTCGACCCGCAGGGCAGGGCGGTCGAGGCGACCGTCCGGCGCCTCGGGCACGGCAACGTGCGGGGCTTCAGGGTCGGCAAGCGCATCACCTTCGCCGTCGACGGCGAACGGGCTGCCGTCGAGGCCCAGGTGGCTGCGCTCGCCACGGACCTCCTGTCCAACCCGGTAATGGAGGACGTGCAGGTCGAACTGGAGCCGGCGGCCGGCTGA
- the purB gene encoding adenylosuccinate lyase gives MIERYSTPDMRSLWSEAERYRAWLEVELAATEAWERLGEVPTGTTAELRRAAQARPLDEEFAVRVATLEAETRHDIVAFTRALTERLGEGARFVHYGLTSTDVVDTAQNLVLGRALATVLADLATVKERLFELAQRYRHTPCIGRTHGIHAEPMTFGLKFLNFAAAFGRDEERLRRAKAGIEVAMLSGSVGTYAHVPPQVEAAVAAALGLAPDPVTNQTVARDRHAEVMAALAILGTSIERVVLEIRHLQRTEVREAQEGFARGQTGSSSMPHKKNPIASENLTGVARVMRANLQAALENVALWHERDISHSAAERIILPDSTTLAVYALRRLASVLAGLVVYPERMGENLDALKGLVYSQRVLHLLIEAGMSREAAYGLVQRASLRCWETGEHLRDLLAVEPGLPLSPTELAAAFDPAWYLRFVDRIFEANGL, from the coding sequence ATGATCGAACGGTATTCCACCCCAGACATGCGGAGCTTGTGGAGCGAGGCCGAGCGCTACCGCGCGTGGCTCGAGGTCGAGCTGGCCGCCACCGAGGCCTGGGAGCGGCTCGGCGAGGTGCCGACCGGCACGACCGCCGAGCTGAGGCGCGCGGCGCAGGCGCGGCCGCTCGACGAGGAGTTCGCCGTCCGCGTAGCGACTTTGGAGGCGGAGACGCGTCACGACATCGTCGCGTTCACCCGCGCGCTCACGGAGCGGCTCGGCGAGGGCGCGCGCTTCGTGCACTACGGCCTGACGAGCACCGACGTCGTCGACACGGCGCAGAACCTCGTTCTCGGTCGCGCCCTCGCCACCGTCCTCGCCGACCTCGCGACCGTCAAGGAGCGGCTCTTCGAGCTCGCGCAGCGTTACCGCCACACGCCGTGCATCGGGCGCACCCACGGCATTCATGCGGAGCCGATGACGTTCGGCCTCAAGTTCCTCAACTTCGCCGCCGCCTTCGGGCGCGACGAGGAGCGCCTGCGCCGCGCCAAGGCCGGCATCGAGGTCGCCATGCTCTCCGGCTCCGTCGGCACCTACGCGCACGTGCCGCCCCAGGTCGAGGCGGCGGTCGCCGCCGCCCTCGGCCTCGCGCCCGATCCGGTCACGAACCAGACGGTGGCGCGCGACCGGCACGCCGAGGTCATGGCGGCGCTCGCGATCCTCGGCACGAGCATCGAGCGCGTGGTCCTGGAGATCCGCCACCTCCAGCGCACCGAGGTCCGCGAGGCACAGGAAGGGTTCGCCCGCGGCCAGACCGGCTCGTCGTCCATGCCGCACAAGAAGAACCCGATCGCCTCGGAGAACCTGACGGGCGTGGCCCGCGTCATGCGCGCCAACCTGCAGGCGGCCCTCGAGAACGTGGCGCTCTGGCACGAGCGCGACATCAGCCACTCGGCCGCGGAGCGCATCATCCTCCCCGACTCCACGACGCTGGCCGTGTACGCCCTCAGGCGCCTGGCCTCCGTCCTGGCCGGCCTCGTCGTCTACCCGGAGCGGATGGGCGAGAACCTGGACGCGCTCAAGGGGCTCGTCTACTCGCAGCGCGTCCTGCACCTCCTCATCGAGGCCGGCATGAGCCGCGAGGCCGCCTACGGCCTCGTGCAGCGCGCGTCGCTGCGCTGCTGGGAGACGGGCGAGCACCTGCGCGACCTGCTAGCCGTCGAGCCGGGACTCCCCTTGAGCCCGACCGAGCTGGCCGCCGCGTTCGACCCTGCCTGGTACCTGCGCTTCGTAGACCGCATCTTCGAGGCGAACGGGCTGTAG
- the gyrA gene encoding DNA gyrase subunit A, with translation MNEGQVVPVQITDEIKTSFINYAMSVIVERALPDVRDGLKPVQRRILFAMHQMGLASNRKHIKSAGVVGEVIGKYHPHGDSAIYDAMVRLAQDWNLRYRLVDGQGNFGSIDGDPPAAYRYTEARMTSVAEAILADIDMETVDFRDNFDGTLQEPTVLPSAVPNLLVNGAAGIAVGMATNMAPHNLGEIVDGLVAMIDEPEIDTAGLMRHVHGPDFPTGGIIGRDGIRQAFETGRGSIRVRGRARIEDHNQRTAVVVTEIPYQVNKTSLIQTVAQLVRAKKIEDISNIRDESDRHGMRIVFELKRGALGELVLNQLYKFTQLQTTFAVNNVVIVDNSPRILSLREMLRYFLDHRVIVVRRRSEFELRRARERAHILEGYLIALDNLDAVIALIRASKDGPEAKAALMREFGLSDPQAQAVLDMRLQRLTGLEREKINEEYRELQEQIARLELILNDAAELWRVIRKELQDVKKQFADPRRTLITDLTDEIGKEDLIAEENVAVTLTRGGYIKRTALTSYRSQARGGRGSTAQKAKEDDVNSILLVGSTHDYLLFFTDRGRVYREKIYDLPEAERAARGGHIRNLLPLAEGENVQTVLSLKDLDQDGHFVFATKGGLVKRTRIREYGNINAAGLVAINLLDGDELVAVRITDGNADVVLGTRDGQAIRFAEEDARETGRATQGVIGIRLKRGDAVVSLAVIQQGQKEQAELLSVTESGLGKRTPLAEYPVQGRGGQGVIGHRLSDRTGAMVTLSPVLGSEELFVLSENGILIRTSVAQVSSYGRSTQGVTVMRLDDGDRVVAAMVMPSEAELEAMN, from the coding sequence TTGAACGAGGGTCAAGTCGTCCCCGTCCAGATCACGGACGAGATCAAGACGAGTTTCATCAACTACGCCATGTCGGTCATCGTGGAGCGGGCGCTGCCCGACGTCCGCGACGGCCTCAAGCCCGTGCAGCGCCGCATCCTGTTCGCGATGCACCAGATGGGCCTGGCGTCGAACCGCAAGCACATCAAGAGCGCCGGGGTCGTGGGCGAGGTCATCGGCAAGTACCACCCGCACGGCGACTCGGCCATCTACGACGCCATGGTGCGCCTGGCGCAGGACTGGAACCTGCGCTACCGTCTCGTTGACGGGCAGGGGAACTTCGGCTCGATCGACGGCGACCCACCGGCCGCCTACCGCTACACGGAAGCGCGCATGACGAGCGTCGCCGAGGCCATCCTCGCGGACATCGACATGGAGACCGTCGACTTCCGCGACAACTTCGACGGCACCCTCCAGGAGCCGACGGTGCTCCCTTCGGCCGTACCGAACCTGCTCGTGAACGGCGCCGCCGGCATCGCGGTCGGCATGGCGACGAACATGGCGCCGCACAACCTGGGCGAGATCGTCGACGGGCTCGTGGCCATGATCGACGAGCCGGAGATAGACACCGCCGGCCTGATGCGCCACGTCCACGGCCCCGACTTCCCCACGGGCGGCATCATCGGCCGCGACGGGATCAGGCAGGCGTTCGAGACGGGCCGCGGCAGCATCCGCGTGCGCGGGCGGGCGCGCATCGAGGACCACAACCAGCGCACGGCCGTCGTGGTCACCGAGATCCCGTACCAGGTCAACAAGACGTCGCTCATACAGACGGTCGCGCAGCTCGTGCGCGCCAAGAAGATCGAGGACATCAGCAACATCCGCGACGAGTCCGACCGCCACGGCATGCGCATCGTCTTCGAGCTCAAGCGCGGCGCCCTGGGCGAGCTCGTCCTCAACCAGCTCTACAAGTTCACGCAGCTCCAGACGACGTTCGCCGTCAACAACGTCGTCATCGTAGACAACTCGCCGCGCATCCTCTCCCTCAGGGAGATGCTGCGGTACTTCCTCGACCACCGCGTCATCGTCGTGAGGCGCCGCTCGGAGTTCGAGCTGCGCAGGGCGCGCGAGCGGGCGCACATCCTCGAGGGCTACCTCATCGCCCTCGACAACCTCGACGCCGTCATCGCGCTCATCCGGGCCTCGAAGGACGGGCCGGAGGCCAAGGCGGCGCTCATGCGCGAGTTCGGGCTCTCCGACCCGCAGGCGCAGGCCGTGCTCGACATGCGCCTGCAGCGCCTCACGGGCCTGGAGCGCGAGAAGATCAACGAGGAGTACCGCGAGCTGCAGGAGCAGATCGCCAGGCTCGAGCTCATCCTCAACGACGCGGCCGAGCTCTGGCGCGTCATCCGCAAGGAGCTGCAGGACGTCAAGAAGCAGTTCGCCGACCCGCGCCGCACGCTCATAACGGACCTGACGGACGAGATCGGCAAGGAGGACCTCATCGCGGAGGAGAACGTCGCCGTGACGCTCACGCGCGGCGGCTACATCAAGCGCACGGCCCTGACGAGCTACCGCAGCCAGGCGCGGGGCGGGCGCGGCTCGACGGCGCAGAAGGCTAAGGAGGACGACGTCAACTCGATCCTCCTCGTGGGCAGCACCCACGACTACCTCCTCTTCTTCACCGACCGCGGCCGCGTCTACCGCGAGAAGATCTACGACCTCCCCGAGGCCGAGCGCGCGGCGCGCGGCGGCCACATCCGCAACCTCCTCCCGCTGGCAGAGGGCGAGAACGTCCAGACGGTCCTGTCCCTCAAGGACCTCGACCAGGACGGCCACTTCGTCTTCGCCACCAAGGGTGGTCTCGTGAAGCGCACGCGCATCCGCGAGTACGGCAACATCAACGCCGCCGGTCTCGTAGCCATCAACCTGCTGGACGGCGACGAGCTCGTGGCCGTGCGCATCACGGACGGCAACGCCGACGTGGTGCTCGGCACGCGCGACGGTCAGGCCATCCGCTTCGCCGAGGAGGACGCACGCGAGACGGGCAGGGCCACCCAGGGCGTCATCGGCATCCGCCTCAAGCGGGGCGACGCCGTCGTCAGCCTCGCGGTCATCCAGCAGGGTCAGAAGGAGCAGGCCGAGCTGCTCAGCGTCACGGAGAGCGGCCTCGGCAAGCGCACGCCCTTGGCCGAGTACCCCGTGCAGGGCCGCGGCGGTCAGGGCGTCATCGGCCACCGGCTCTCCGACCGGACGGGCGCCATGGTCACGCTCTCCCCCGTCCTGGGCAGCGAGGAGCTGTTCGTGCTCTCCGAGAACGGCATCCTGATCCGCACGTCGGTCGCGCAGGTGAGCTCGTACGGTCGCTCGACGCAGGGCGTCACCGTGATGCGGCTCGACGACGGCGACCGCGTGGTGGCCGCCATGGTCATGCCGAGCGAGGCCGAGCTGGAAGCGATGAACTAG
- a CDS encoding nucleoside hydrolase, protein MPVPIWLDCDPGHDDVIAIFLAAQRSDLIGISVVSGNAPLTFTERNGLTACQVAGLTTPVHRGAARPLVRPAQHAEYIHGESGLDGPAIPALTRKASGVPAVRALLDAAEKHAGLWVVAVGPLTNVALALLLEPGLAQRLAGISVMGGTWGPGNVTAAAEFNVWADPEAAQLVLEAGANVVLAGLDLTHQFVMDRGRIAQIRALGTRTALFSADLLDYFAAAYARSYGGPALGPLHDPCSVLAVTDPHLFASEPRHVAVECAGELTRGMTVVDRRTGPRVLPPNATVLTNIDHEAAFQVLMDALGASL, encoded by the coding sequence GTGCCCGTACCCATCTGGCTTGACTGCGACCCGGGTCATGACGACGTCATCGCCATCTTCCTGGCGGCCCAGCGGTCGGACCTGATCGGCATCAGCGTGGTGAGCGGCAACGCTCCCCTGACCTTCACGGAACGCAACGGCCTCACGGCCTGCCAGGTCGCCGGCCTCACCACGCCGGTGCATAGGGGCGCTGCCAGACCGCTCGTGCGACCGGCGCAGCACGCCGAGTACATCCACGGTGAGTCCGGCCTCGACGGCCCGGCGATCCCGGCCCTGACGAGGAAGGCGAGCGGGGTGCCCGCCGTGCGCGCCCTCCTGGACGCGGCGGAGAAGCACGCCGGGCTGTGGGTCGTGGCCGTCGGCCCGCTTACGAACGTCGCACTCGCCCTGCTCCTCGAGCCGGGGCTCGCCCAGCGCCTCGCCGGCATCAGCGTCATGGGCGGCACGTGGGGCCCCGGCAACGTCACTGCTGCTGCCGAGTTCAACGTCTGGGCCGACCCCGAAGCGGCGCAGCTCGTGCTGGAGGCCGGCGCCAACGTCGTCCTCGCCGGTCTCGACCTGACCCATCAGTTCGTCATGGACCGGGGGCGCATCGCACAGATCCGGGCGCTCGGCACGCGGACGGCGCTCTTCAGCGCCGACCTGCTCGACTACTTCGCGGCGGCGTACGCCCGCTCGTACGGCGGTCCGGCGCTAGGGCCGCTCCACGACCCGTGCTCGGTCCTCGCCGTGACGGACCCGCACCTCTTCGCGTCCGAGCCAAGGCACGTGGCGGTCGAGTGCGCCGGCGAGCTCACCCGCGGGATGACCGTCGTCGACAGGCGCACGGGCCCACGCGTGCTGCCGCCCAACGCGACGGTGCTGACGAACATCGACCACGAGGCCGCCTTCCAGGTCCTGATGGACGCGTTGGGGGCGTCCTTATGA